A region of the Gemmatimonadota bacterium genome:
GGTCCGGCGGCTGTCGGAAGTGACGCCGGAGGACCAGTTCGATGGCCGGGGGACTGGTGGCGTGAAGCGGCGGCGCGAAGGCCATGGTGTCCAGCTGCGCCTTGACCGCCTCGATGATCCGCCGGTTGTTGTGGCCCGCGTTCACGGTGAAGATGCCCGATATGCCGTCGAGGATCCGGCGACCGTTTACGTCTTCGTACCAGACCCCGTCCGCTTTTCGGATGACGAGGGGGGCCTCGATGAAAGTCTCCATCTGGCGCAGGTCGAGGACGAGCCGCCGCAACGATTCGGGCGCTGTGAGCAGTTCGGTATTCATCAGGTTATCTCTTGAGCGCGGGCAAAGCGGGAGGCGTGCATGTCCGCCGCTGGAAAAACCGATCGGGGGAACCGTATAGCATGTGGCCGCCGACTAGTACAGCGTGTCGATGACGACGTCCGCCCCGGAATCACCGATGTTCACCCGGGGAATGATCCCCTCCATGTCCCCGGCCTGGGGGACGCCGGCGTTTCCGTCCAGGTCTATACGCGCCACGATGGTGACTTCACCGGTGAATGGCGGCCCCTGGACGGCCTGGTCCGCCCCGGTCAGTGTGTAGGCCATGGGAAACTGCAGGCCTCTGAATCGCTTGACGACCACGGGCGGTCCGCCCGCGCCCCGTCTCGCCATGACATACAGGGTCTCGGAGCCTCTGAGGCGCGCGAAGAGTTCCGGTGCGATGTCGATGGTTCCCGACACGCTCGCACCGTCTGCCGGGACCGCGGTGGGCTGTCCTTCCTCGAAGCTTCGGCCGGCCACCCGCTGGCCATCGATCGTCCGCTCTGCCTCCACTGCGGACCTTCCGGCCACCCGTCCGCCGTCTTCGGGCAAAGGACGCAGATTCTGGTCGCATCCGCACCAGAACAGCAGGCCCAGCAGGATCGGTTTCAGATGGAATGCGCGCATGGTCAAAAAGGGGTCCCGCTGCCGGGAAGGCTTCCATTTCATGGGTGTTTTTCCTGTTGCGATTACTCCGGATAGTCTAGGCGAACCCCCGGCCGTTGTCAACCTCTATGTACCTCGTCGTGAATGAAGAAAAACCCTTGACTTGCCCCTCACGGCAATCCTAACATGGATCTTTGCTACCGGTCACGGAACCGGGGCCAGCCGATACGGTTTAACAGGCGGGCGAGACGCCAGCGCCCATCTTCATCGCTGCGCCGCCCAGAGGTGGAACGGCCTGACCCGATTCCACCTTCCCATCGCGTCACACCGGGTTTTTTCCTCTCAACGGTTCCACGGAACCAGGACGGACGGGTTATGCCTCAGGGGACGATTTCCAGGTTGAACCAGACCAGGGGTTACGGGTTCATCAACACGCCGGAGAACGAGGACCTGTTCTTCCATCGATCCAACATCAAGAATGCACAGTTTTCGTTGCTGCAGGTCGGCGAGCGCGTGACCTATACCGTCCAGTTCACTTCCCGCGGCCCCCGGGCCGACCAGGTCCAGGTCCAGAATCAATCCACGAAACTCCAGGTAAACCTGGCTGTGAAGGACCTGCGGGTGTCCGCCGCTTTCTACACGGAAACCTTCGATTTCAAGGAGCGCACAAGCAATCCCGGTTATATCCTGCTCCAGCGGAACGCCCTGGTCCTGGGACTGAAGACCGACGAACTGCTCTGGTATCCGGATCCCGGGGAACAACCCGTCGAGGCGCTCGCTCGGGGCGTGGGTGTCGAACTGGTCCTGGAAACCTCGGATATCGATCAGTTCCATGCACGGATGCAACAGGCCGGTGCGACCATACACGAACCGCTGAAAGAACAGCCCTGGGGCGCCAGGGACTTCCGCATGCTGGATCCGGACGGCTACTACTGGCGGATCACGTCCCCCCGCGACCAGGACCCCGTCCACCCCGCTCACCCCGAAGAAGAGCCCGTGGAAGGAGAACCCGCGTGAGTTTTCTGGGTATCGATATCGGCGGAACGGGCATTAAAGGCGCGCCGGTCTGCCTGGAAACCGGAAAACTCGAGACGGAACGGTTCAGGATCGCCACCCCCAGGCCGGCCACCCCGAAGGACGTCATCAGGACCGCGGCGGAAATCGTCCGTCACTTCGACCTGCCGGGCCCCGTGGGATTCGGATTTCCGGCGGTGATCAAGAAAGGCACGGTGCGGACCGCCGCGAACATCGACCCTTCCTGGATCGGCGTCAACGCCGCCGAGCGCATGGCGAAGGCGACGGGCCGGCCGGTCGTGTTCGTGAACGACGCGGATGCCGCCGGCATCGCGGAAATGCGGTACGGTGCGGGCAGGGACAGGGACGGGGTGGTGGTTATCGCCACCCTGGGAACCGGCATCGGCACCTCCCTGTTCG
Encoded here:
- a CDS encoding aminotransferase class III-fold pyridoxal phosphate-dependent enzyme, which translates into the protein MNTELLTAPESLRRLVLDLRQMETFIEAPLVIRKADGVWYEDVNGRRILDGISGIFTVNAGHNNRRIIEAVKAQLDTMAFAPPLHATSPPAIELVLRRHFRQPPD
- a CDS encoding cold shock domain-containing protein; the protein is MPQGTISRLNQTRGYGFINTPENEDLFFHRSNIKNAQFSLLQVGERVTYTVQFTSRGPRADQVQVQNQSTKLQVNLAVKDLRVSAAFYTETFDFKERTSNPGYILLQRNALVLGLKTDELLWYPDPGEQPVEALARGVGVELVLETSDIDQFHARMQQAGATIHEPLKEQPWGARDFRMLDPDGYYWRITSPRDQDPVHPAHPEEEPVEGEPA
- a CDS encoding ROK family protein, with the protein product MSFLGIDIGGTGIKGAPVCLETGKLETERFRIATPRPATPKDVIRTAAEIVRHFDLPGPVGFGFPAVIKKGTVRTAANIDPSWIGVNAAERMAKATGRPVVFVNDADAAGIAEMRYGAGRDRDGVVVIATLGTGIGTSLFVDGALVPSTEFGHIEMEGRVAEKYAAESVRKAKGLGWLEWGERVNEYLCKLDELIRPDLIIVGGGASNKYEKFSPCFTVDTEVVPARLRNQAGIIGAALAAQTAA